One Candidatus Omnitrophota bacterium genomic window carries:
- a CDS encoding methyltransferase domain-containing protein has translation MFIGCAGEKTPDIQGDREVENAYRYWEYWVMPDRDMVFYPEKAVSLLALGQGDVVADVGAGAGYFTFPLARAVGPAGRVYAVDIRWPYDLKNYFEERMSDRKANPYDNITLVKNEVRDITLPENSVDMAFFLLSAIFLFDPNDEALPYDLRSTFNDQRIFMKSVYKALKPGGRIAVIDLVDDPRQEEISMPGGSAYGMLVIARDLDIVKRNFESIGLRFVEEQDLYLSAEHGRQMGRFKDTDMYRMMSEKQRFFHGRYMFFFIFEKPAASGDGDI, from the coding sequence ATGTTCATTGGATGCGCCGGGGAAAAGACGCCGGATATCCAGGGTGACCGGGAGGTCGAGAATGCCTACAGATACTGGGAATACTGGGTGATGCCCGATCGGGATATGGTGTTCTATCCGGAGAAGGCCGTCAGCTTGCTGGCTCTTGGACAGGGAGATGTGGTGGCGGATGTAGGGGCGGGCGCCGGGTATTTCACTTTCCCTCTGGCCAGGGCCGTAGGCCCGGCCGGAAGGGTATACGCGGTGGATATAAGGTGGCCGTACGACCTCAAGAATTATTTTGAGGAGCGCATGTCTGACAGAAAGGCCAACCCTTACGACAACATTACGCTTGTAAAGAATGAGGTCAGGGATATAACCTTGCCGGAAAACTCCGTTGACATGGCTTTTTTCCTCTTGAGCGCTATTTTCCTCTTTGACCCGAATGACGAAGCGTTACCATATGACCTGAGGAGCACGTTCAACGACCAGCGTATATTCATGAAAAGCGTGTATAAGGCCTTGAAACCCGGCGGCAGGATAGCCGTGATAGATCTTGTGGATGATCCAAGACAGGAAGAGATAAGTATGCCCGGCGGCAGCGCGTACGGAATGCTGGTGATAGCGCGTGACCTGGATATCGTGAAACGGAATTTTGAGAGTATAGGATTGCGGTTCGTAGAGGAGCAGGATCTTTACCTTTCCGCGGAACATGGCCGGCAAATGGGAAGATTCAAGGATACGGATATGTACAGGATGATGAGCGAAAAACAAAGGTTCTTCCATGGAAGGTATATGTTCTTCTTTATTTTTGAGAAACCAGCGGCTAGCGGGGATGGCGATATATGA
- a CDS encoding DMT family transporter, protein MSGMHINDHIFGGVAALISAAAWAYGPILFRGLSGRFTPASLNLARCVLGALLLSAVMLFFGVQPLSARSVLFLVLSGVFGIALGDTFFFKGLFHIGPRMAVVMETLCPAVTVILAVIFLGERPTIQAWTGILLIISGVSWVIWEKGPKELLKENWAKGVKFGVLSVFFTSIGIILTKIGVTSSGPVTSTVIRLISGGTVLFIFAILRQEPLGWIAPFREGRVCLRFFSAVMIGTCIGLLFSVIALKYTAASLAVPLNSTSPIFVIPMAYLVFGERISQRSMVGAFMTVAGVTLVLLFS, encoded by the coding sequence ATGTCAGGTATGCATATAAATGACCACATATTCGGAGGCGTTGCCGCACTTATATCCGCGGCGGCATGGGCTTACGGTCCGATACTGTTCAGGGGATTGAGCGGTCGCTTCACTCCCGCGAGCCTCAACCTGGCAAGATGCGTTCTCGGCGCGCTACTCCTGTCGGCCGTCATGCTGTTCTTCGGCGTCCAGCCATTATCCGCCCGTTCGGTCCTTTTCCTGGTCCTGAGCGGCGTATTCGGCATAGCCCTGGGTGACACCTTCTTCTTCAAGGGACTATTCCATATAGGACCCCGTATGGCCGTCGTTATGGAAACACTTTGCCCGGCCGTGACCGTTATCCTGGCGGTCATATTCCTTGGTGAGCGGCCCACCATACAGGCCTGGACCGGTATATTGCTTATAATCTCCGGCGTCAGCTGGGTGATATGGGAAAAAGGGCCGAAAGAACTCCTTAAGGAGAACTGGGCGAAAGGGGTCAAATTCGGGGTGCTTTCGGTGTTCTTCACTTCCATCGGCATAATACTCACGAAGATCGGCGTCACTTCGTCCGGCCCGGTGACCTCGACAGTAATAAGGCTTATTTCGGGCGGGACCGTGTTATTCATCTTCGCCATACTGAGGCAAGAGCCTCTGGGATGGATAGCCCCGTTCAGGGAAGGCCGGGTATGCCTCCGGTTCTTCTCCGCCGTCATGATAGGTACTTGTATCGGGTTGCTCTTCTCTGTTATCGCGTTAAAATATACGGCGGCGTCCCTGGCGGTACCGCTTAACTCCACAAGCCCGATATTCGTTATTCCCATGGCGTACCTGGTGTTCGGGGAAAGGATCTCACAGAGGTCCATGGTCGGAGCTTTCATGACCGTAGCGGGCGTGACCCTGGTCTTGCTTTTCAGTTGA
- a CDS encoding ABC transporter ATP-binding protein — MDHMIDIEHVSKDYCAGDERISALADVSMSIPAGSFSCIIGPSGCGKTTLLRIISGLEKPSSGRVMFSGDKNAQFAYVFQDTLLFPWLTVYDNVEVVLKHADVSVKKDRATIEESLDRVGLLKFRDLYPSELSGGMLKRLSIARAIAVRPAVILMDEPFVYLDFQTRESMHNLVLDLYSQEKTTVLFVTHDIREAIILSSHIYVMSSSPGHIKSGLDVPFGYPRDIGDLLHADGFHDIYSSVDSLLREEVKKTFRKEEEYLLEHRVGRKRIR, encoded by the coding sequence ATGGACCATATGATCGATATTGAACATGTCTCAAAAGATTATTGCGCGGGCGACGAACGCATAAGCGCCCTGGCTGACGTTTCCATGTCCATACCGGCAGGAAGCTTTTCCTGTATCATCGGCCCATCCGGCTGCGGCAAGACCACGCTGCTCAGGATAATATCCGGCCTGGAAAAGCCTTCATCCGGCCGGGTCATGTTCTCCGGGGACAAGAACGCCCAGTTCGCTTACGTTTTCCAGGACACACTTCTTTTCCCGTGGCTCACCGTATATGACAACGTGGAAGTCGTATTGAAGCATGCCGACGTATCCGTAAAAAAGGACCGCGCAACTATCGAAGAAAGCCTCGACAGGGTCGGCCTCCTCAAGTTCAGGGACCTTTATCCTTCCGAACTCTCCGGAGGCATGCTTAAACGATTATCCATTGCGCGGGCCATAGCGGTCAGGCCTGCCGTGATACTCATGGATGAACCTTTCGTGTATCTTGATTTCCAGACCAGGGAATCGATGCACAATCTTGTACTCGACCTGTACTCACAGGAAAAGACCACCGTGCTTTTCGTTACGCATGACATACGCGAAGCGATAATATTGAGTTCTCATATATACGTCATGTCCTCGTCCCCGGGCCATATAAAATCAGGCCTAGACGTCCCGTTCGGATACCCGCGCGATATCGGCGACCTGTTGCATGCCGACGGTTTCCATGACATATACTCTTCGGTAGATTCGCTGCTCAGGGAAGAGGTCAAAAAAACTTTCAGGAAAGAGGAGGAATACCTGTTGGAACACCGGGTCGGGAGGAAAAGGATAAGATGA
- a CDS encoding coproporphyrinogen-III oxidase family protein — protein MKSAQNDQIDHAVAMLEAFDLNALQGAGMIASGDMFAPSIHYPPIETYPEITPEGYFSGYRPEGDGKVVVYAHIPFCRKKCVFCHFAVCVNCPEEEKKTYIRSMLREMDMYMAATGVERVKARSILVGGGTPTDMSPELLSFFMAGFMDRVDISSCSQLSFDVDPTTLLGPEGSEKLRILREYGVDRLTIGMQSFDDRILEGMGRAHNAADAVRAFEQARVAGFNNICIELIYGYPGQTVKGWMDDMGKAVGLEPEELQLYRLRVKPYGPEEGAIKTLYPGLVAEEGHINDIRLMKALGIVISGQKGYKENLTRVFARDVAAMSRYARDFSCLLHDVMGVGLSSWSGYARKIAWNVRKDMKEYCARVAAGRMPIVSGKERTQEEDAIRALVMPLKCWGKVYKEMYRTRTGIDISERFADGIKTLEGYGLIGVDDKKIYLTGKGRFIADEVCEYFYQMEYIPFPREVYAEGELNPYAKYR, from the coding sequence ATGAAAAGCGCGCAAAATGACCAGATAGATCACGCCGTAGCCATGCTTGAGGCTTTTGATCTTAACGCGCTCCAGGGGGCCGGGATGATCGCGTCCGGGGATATGTTCGCCCCGTCCATACACTATCCCCCGATAGAAACATATCCGGAAATCACGCCGGAAGGGTATTTCAGCGGTTATCGTCCTGAAGGGGACGGCAAGGTGGTCGTATACGCGCATATACCTTTTTGCCGGAAGAAATGCGTGTTCTGCCATTTCGCGGTATGTGTCAATTGTCCTGAGGAGGAGAAAAAAACATATATAAGGTCCATGTTGAGAGAGATGGATATGTATATGGCGGCTACCGGGGTGGAGAGGGTCAAGGCCAGGTCCATACTGGTGGGGGGAGGGACCCCGACCGATATGTCCCCGGAGCTCTTGTCGTTCTTTATGGCTGGGTTCATGGACCGCGTGGACATTTCCTCCTGTTCTCAGCTCTCGTTCGACGTGGACCCGACCACTTTGCTCGGGCCTGAGGGTTCTGAAAAACTCAGGATACTGCGTGAATATGGTGTGGACAGGTTGACTATCGGGATGCAGTCCTTTGACGACAGGATACTGGAAGGCATGGGACGGGCGCATAACGCCGCCGACGCGGTCCGCGCGTTCGAACAGGCACGCGTGGCCGGCTTCAATAACATATGTATCGAACTTATTTACGGTTATCCGGGGCAAACGGTCAAGGGATGGATGGACGATATGGGGAAGGCCGTGGGCCTTGAGCCCGAGGAGCTTCAGTTATATCGTTTGCGCGTCAAGCCTTACGGCCCGGAAGAGGGGGCGATAAAGACGCTGTATCCCGGGCTTGTGGCGGAAGAGGGACATATAAATGACATAAGGTTGATGAAGGCCCTCGGCATAGTGATCAGCGGGCAGAAGGGGTATAAGGAGAACCTTACGAGGGTTTTTGCGAGGGACGTCGCGGCGATGTCGCGATACGCCAGGGATTTCAGCTGTTTGTTGCATGACGTTATGGGAGTAGGGCTTTCTTCCTGGAGCGGATACGCCAGGAAGATCGCGTGGAACGTGCGAAAGGATATGAAGGAATACTGCGCGCGTGTAGCGGCGGGTAGGATGCCTATCGTATCGGGAAAGGAACGCACACAAGAAGAGGATGCCATAAGGGCCCTTGTAATGCCTCTCAAATGCTGGGGCAAAGTATATAAAGAGATGTACAGGACCCGGACAGGCATCGACATATCGGAACGTTTCGCCGATGGGATAAAGACGCTCGAAGGATACGGGCTCATCGGGGTGGACGATAAAAAGATCTACCTTACGGGAAAAGGACGTTTTATAGCTGATGAGGTTTGTGAGTACTTTTACCAGATGGAATATATCCCATTTCCGCGTGAAGTGTACGCGGAAGGAGAATTGAACCCTTATGCGAAATATAGATAA
- a CDS encoding polyprenyl synthetase family protein — protein sequence MPYYPIDHLRKDINDTLEGILSGSSGFPEMKSTSPELAKNLHGFITRKGKRIRPLLFLISYLGYTPRRKMNYPGLLRSAASIELLHDFLLVHDDVIDNSDLRRGKPSLHRVFNKTFRVTAHDRLGYDLSIVAGDILYALAIENFLSVDEDPELKEKALRIFTGSAVLTGIGEYIDVVNNTRNIDKLSHNDIASTYILKTAKYTFEGPMLAGSVLAGVGVKEQERISEMALSLGQAFQIHDDLIDIFSTSGDTGKPMFSDLNESKKTLIAWRTCHSLRGKDRDSFRKVLGKKNKTAADLKRLYNMITGTGAGEFCRGETIALLDKAMDSCLELKINARYKEELVSMIIRLAKKTEKLRIPS from the coding sequence ATGCCGTATTATCCGATAGACCACCTCAGAAAAGATATCAACGACACTCTCGAAGGGATATTATCCGGCTCTTCCGGCTTTCCCGAAATGAAATCCACCTCTCCGGAACTGGCGAAGAACCTGCATGGTTTCATCACCCGTAAGGGTAAACGTATCCGCCCGCTCCTTTTCCTCATAAGCTATCTGGGATATACTCCCAGGAGAAAAATGAATTATCCGGGGCTCTTGAGGTCCGCCGCCTCGATAGAATTGCTGCACGATTTCCTGCTGGTACATGACGACGTTATCGACAATTCGGACCTGAGGCGCGGAAAACCGTCGCTGCACAGGGTGTTCAACAAGACGTTCCGCGTAACAGCCCATGACAGGCTGGGGTATGACCTCAGCATAGTGGCCGGCGACATACTTTACGCCCTCGCGATCGAGAACTTCCTGTCCGTGGACGAGGACCCCGAACTCAAGGAAAAAGCCCTCCGTATCTTCACGGGTTCGGCCGTACTGACCGGCATAGGCGAATATATCGACGTGGTGAACAACACAAGGAATATCGACAAGCTCTCCCACAACGATATCGCGAGCACCTATATACTCAAAACAGCAAAATATACCTTCGAGGGCCCCATGCTGGCGGGATCCGTACTCGCCGGCGTAGGCGTAAAAGAACAGGAACGGATATCGGAAATGGCCCTTTCCCTTGGCCAGGCCTTCCAGATACACGACGACCTTATCGATATCTTCTCCACTTCGGGAGACACCGGGAAACCCATGTTCTCAGACCTAAATGAATCAAAAAAAACGCTGATCGCGTGGAGAACATGCCATTCCCTCAGGGGAAAGGACCGGGATTCCTTCAGGAAGGTCCTGGGAAAAAAGAACAAAACAGCCGCCGACCTCAAAAGGCTTTACAACATGATAACGGGCACAGGAGCCGGGGAATTCTGCCGCGGGGAGACTATCGCCCTGTTGGACAAAGCGATGGACTCCTGCCTTGAACTGAAAATAAACGCCAGATACAAAGAGGAACTCGTTTCCATGATAATCCGTTTGGCGAAAAAGACCGAAAAACTTCGCATACCTTCTTGA
- the pabB gene encoding aminodeoxychorismate synthase component I yields the protein MDKLFPDIKEELLQEDISSPYRPDEIYALFSGEMDTAILDSSLTSDAGRFSFIGLHPFAKITGRKDRTVLSTKSETRNIGEPPLEVLDHLISSTRVINTTDSPLAAGCMGFFSYGLKNSIELLPSNAMDDTSIPDIYFVFYRVILTFDATRPGRIRISVLDMKDNGRLDPAELLEDTKLKIMAYRGGRISLRGFSRGKIASNFAKQDYIASINKALEHIRAGDIYQVCLAQRFSSSFSGEPYDLFLRLNRDNPSPFAAYLNFDRIKVVSSSPELFLRVRGRSIETRPMKGTRPIGGTEEETRRMIRELTENEKEKAELSMIVDLERNDLGKVSEHGSVILKEHRRIETYPTVIQSISIVQGTLRTGTSTSDIIKACFPGGSISGCPKIRALQMIDELEPHARGVYTGAIGYLSFHDTLDLNIAIRTITIRNGYAYFHAGGGIVVDSDPEKEFEETLIKAKALINAVRPVND from the coding sequence ATGGACAAACTTTTTCCCGACATTAAAGAGGAGCTGCTTCAGGAGGACATCTCAAGCCCATACCGTCCTGACGAGATCTATGCCTTGTTCTCCGGCGAGATGGATACCGCGATCCTGGACAGTTCCCTCACATCGGACGCCGGGAGGTTCTCCTTTATAGGCCTTCATCCTTTTGCCAAGATCACCGGCCGCAAGGATAGGACAGTTCTCTCGACTAAAAGCGAAACGCGCAATATCGGGGAACCACCCCTGGAGGTACTTGACCACCTGATCTCATCGACCCGCGTTATCAACACAACGGACTCGCCCCTGGCCGCTGGCTGTATGGGGTTCTTCTCTTACGGCCTCAAGAACTCGATCGAGCTGCTCCCATCTAACGCCATGGACGACACTTCGATCCCCGACATCTATTTTGTGTTCTACCGGGTGATACTTACCTTTGACGCGACAAGACCCGGCAGGATACGAATATCCGTTCTTGACATGAAAGATAACGGCCGCCTCGACCCCGCCGAGCTGCTTGAGGACACCAAGCTCAAGATAATGGCATACCGGGGAGGGCGCATATCCCTCAGGGGCTTTTCCCGCGGGAAAATAGCTTCCAATTTCGCCAAACAGGACTACATCGCATCCATCAACAAGGCCCTTGAACATATACGCGCGGGCGACATCTACCAGGTCTGCCTGGCCCAAAGGTTCTCCTCATCTTTCAGTGGCGAGCCATACGATCTGTTCCTGCGGCTTAACCGCGATAATCCCTCACCATTCGCGGCTTATCTTAACTTCGACAGGATAAAAGTGGTCTCGTCCTCCCCCGAACTTTTCCTCAGGGTCCGTGGACGTTCGATAGAAACACGGCCGATGAAGGGAACAAGACCCATAGGCGGCACAGAGGAAGAGACCCGCCGAATGATACGCGAACTCACAGAGAACGAAAAAGAAAAAGCCGAACTTTCCATGATAGTGGACCTTGAACGCAACGACCTGGGAAAAGTATCTGAGCACGGCAGTGTGATCCTGAAGGAACACCGGCGGATAGAGACCTATCCGACCGTCATACAGAGCATCTCGATCGTACAGGGCACATTGAGAACAGGAACTTCTACCTCCGACATCATCAAGGCATGTTTTCCCGGAGGATCGATCTCTGGCTGCCCCAAGATCCGGGCCCTCCAGATGATCGACGAGCTCGAACCGCATGCAAGAGGCGTTTATACCGGGGCTATCGGGTATCTGAGCTTCCATGACACCCTGGACCTCAATATCGCCATCCGCACGATAACGATAAGGAATGGATACGCTTATTTCCACGCGGGTGGAGGGATCGTGGTCGATTCCGATCCTGAAAAGGAGTTCGAGGAGACCCTTATCAAGGCAAAAGCCCTTATCAACGCCGTTCGTCCAGTGAACGATTGA
- a CDS encoding PP2C family protein-serine/threonine phosphatase: MPAFQKEIPAEFRDEFIQGYISLIRSRMGLLCRLTISIYLVVDALYYMFFPEGYKPEEILVGLLLALGGAVMLFISNKAKSLFSAKLSVYLYTAFLLALMVQLNLVFGDESGKEAMLAGIGPLFVFSFFLVSVTIPWRPSETVVLGFMHFMAYTLHFMTSMFLFQIEGAEAEFELYFNGIIFLLMSFIICFTVRRYEMNRDIQNFLLLKEVESRNEQVNRELELASRIHKSIISHSVSTRKFDVSIDYVPVYYIGGDYVKYVLLPGERLLFVISDITGHGVPAALLVNRIHAEFERMAKEGKEPGVLMRDLNEFIKEDFAGSDMYLTAFCGLLDMKKMELQYSNHGHPPQYVIDPATGGMRELAAQTSLLGLPYVDDGIYQDSVNIGHSERILLYTDGVTETFNAKGEQYGEQRLRDLLAAHSRSTSEELNSALIGELESFKSGPFKDDICIMCITLKEEKHVIDRILGKA, translated from the coding sequence ATGCCGGCGTTCCAAAAAGAGATACCCGCTGAGTTCAGGGATGAGTTCATCCAGGGATATATCAGTCTCATCAGGTCCCGGATGGGCCTCTTGTGCCGGTTGACGATAAGTATCTATTTGGTGGTCGACGCGCTCTACTACATGTTCTTTCCCGAAGGGTATAAACCGGAAGAGATATTGGTGGGTCTTCTGCTGGCCCTGGGCGGCGCGGTAATGCTTTTCATAAGCAATAAGGCGAAGTCGCTGTTCTCGGCGAAGCTCAGTGTTTATCTGTATACGGCTTTCCTCCTGGCGCTCATGGTCCAGCTCAACCTTGTTTTTGGCGATGAGTCCGGCAAGGAAGCGATGCTGGCCGGTATAGGGCCGTTATTCGTTTTTTCCTTCTTTCTTGTCTCCGTGACGATACCATGGCGTCCTTCAGAGACAGTGGTGCTCGGCTTCATGCATTTCATGGCATATACGTTGCATTTCATGACCAGCATGTTCCTTTTCCAGATCGAGGGAGCGGAGGCGGAATTCGAGCTTTATTTCAACGGTATCATCTTTCTTCTCATGTCGTTCATCATCTGTTTCACCGTGCGTCGTTATGAGATGAACAGGGACATACAGAATTTTCTCCTCCTGAAAGAGGTGGAGTCCAGGAACGAGCAGGTGAACAGGGAGCTGGAACTCGCGTCCAGGATACATAAGAGCATCATCTCCCATTCCGTCAGCACCCGTAAGTTCGATGTTTCCATTGACTATGTGCCGGTCTATTATATCGGGGGGGATTATGTGAAATATGTGCTCCTTCCGGGGGAAAGGCTCCTCTTTGTTATAAGCGACATAACAGGCCATGGCGTGCCGGCGGCGCTTCTGGTCAACAGGATACATGCCGAGTTCGAACGCATGGCAAAGGAGGGGAAGGAGCCCGGTGTCCTTATGAGGGACCTCAATGAGTTCATAAAAGAGGATTTCGCCGGTTCGGATATGTACCTTACCGCGTTCTGCGGGCTTCTGGACATGAAAAAAATGGAACTGCAATATTCGAACCATGGACATCCTCCCCAGTATGTTATCGATCCCGCGACGGGTGGGATGAGGGAATTGGCCGCGCAGACGTCACTTCTGGGGTTGCCGTATGTTGACGATGGTATTTACCAGGACTCGGTAAATATAGGGCATTCGGAAAGGATACTTTTATATACCGATGGGGTGACCGAAACGTTCAATGCCAAAGGTGAGCAGTACGGGGAACAAAGATTGCGCGACCTTCTGGCCGCGCATTCGAGGTCCACATCTGAAGAGCTCAACAGCGCTCTTATAGGCGAGCTGGAATCTTTCAAGTCGGGCCCGTTCAAGGATGACATATGCATAATGTGTATAACGCTCAAAGAAGAGAAACATGTTATCGATCGTATCCTGGGAAAGGCATGA
- the ispH gene encoding 4-hydroxy-3-methylbut-2-enyl diphosphate reductase: protein MKINIAKSSGFCFGVKRAIEISSSLACPGKKVYVLGDIVHNSFVVEDLRKKGIKKIEQIRPMKNATLIIRAHGAGKSTFLKAEKCGFKIVDATCPKVKEIYKIARQLEKSHRIIIIGDAGHDEVKGIAGQLEHKPIVVESPGTVPFGKLRNFRKAAVITQSTQTLDNINSTMDVLRSVLPDVELYNTTCRTTHIKQEEINRLPRNNDVVLIIGSKTSANTKRLFQISRKINNKTYWIESSRGLRSSWLTGARSVGIMAGASTPDKITDAVVKKLKSFGNSTGKRPSRQSAK, encoded by the coding sequence ATGAAAATAAACATCGCTAAAAGTTCCGGGTTCTGTTTCGGGGTCAAAAGGGCCATAGAGATCAGCAGTTCCCTGGCCTGCCCGGGCAAAAAAGTATATGTGCTGGGCGATATAGTACATAACAGCTTTGTAGTCGAGGACCTTAGGAAAAAAGGCATCAAAAAGATCGAACAGATACGCCCCATGAAGAACGCGACCCTCATTATTCGGGCCCATGGTGCCGGAAAGAGCACTTTCCTCAAAGCTGAAAAATGTGGGTTCAAGATAGTCGACGCTACCTGCCCCAAGGTAAAAGAGATATACAAGATAGCCCGCCAGCTGGAGAAGTCCCACAGGATAATAATCATAGGCGATGCCGGGCATGACGAGGTCAAGGGCATAGCCGGACAGTTGGAGCATAAACCCATAGTGGTCGAATCCCCCGGGACCGTCCCCTTCGGCAAGTTGAGGAATTTCAGGAAGGCAGCGGTAATAACACAATCCACACAGACATTGGACAACATAAACAGCACTATGGACGTTCTCAGGTCGGTCCTGCCTGATGTGGAACTTTATAATACGACCTGCCGGACGACCCACATAAAACAGGAGGAGATCAATAGACTACCACGCAACAATGACGTCGTCCTGATAATCGGCTCCAAGACAAGCGCGAACACAAAAAGACTGTTCCAGATATCACGTAAGATCAACAATAAAACATACTGGATAGAGTCTTCCAGGGGCCTGCGTTCCTCATGGTTGACCGGAGCGCGAAGCGTAGGCATAATGGCCGGGGCGTCCACACCCGACAAGATAACGGATGCCGTGGTCAAAAAGCTCAAGTCATTCGGGAATAGCACCGGTAAGCGGCCTTCCCGGCAGAGCGCGAAATAG
- a CDS encoding ABC transporter permease, with translation MRFARGLKHMLMNTYSPLILLVLWEVSVRCGFVNSIFIPTPSSLFSEFSRLVLAGTLAKDCGISLMRILAGLVVGGLPGLILGVFMGRKRSVYLFMNPLVNMAYPVPKIALIPFIILMLGIGEASKITVIALGAFFIMLINTCHGVSSIDRRYFDVARVYKFSAMDRWLDIIIPASMPSMFNGIRLSSGLCFSLVVAAEFIGGSSGIGYRLWTSWEAFDIKRMFVSLIVISLMGWAFNAIIDMIGERAMPWKART, from the coding sequence ATGAGGTTCGCACGCGGATTGAAACATATGCTCATGAACACATACTCCCCGCTCATACTCCTGGTACTGTGGGAAGTGTCCGTAAGATGTGGATTCGTGAACAGCATATTCATCCCTACCCCTTCTTCCCTCTTCTCCGAGTTCTCCCGTCTCGTCCTTGCTGGCACATTGGCAAAAGATTGCGGCATAAGCCTTATGCGCATACTCGCGGGACTCGTAGTGGGCGGCCTGCCCGGCCTTATCCTCGGCGTTTTCATGGGCCGGAAAAGGTCCGTATATCTCTTCATGAACCCGCTTGTGAACATGGCCTATCCGGTACCCAAAATAGCCTTGATCCCGTTCATAATACTCATGCTTGGCATCGGGGAAGCTTCAAAGATAACCGTTATCGCCCTCGGGGCTTTTTTCATAATGCTTATAAATACATGCCACGGCGTATCCTCTATTGATCGCCGGTATTTCGATGTGGCCCGGGTCTATAAGTTCTCCGCCATGGACAGATGGCTGGATATCATCATTCCCGCGTCCATGCCTTCCATGTTCAACGGGATAAGGCTCTCATCCGGGCTGTGCTTTTCACTGGTAGTGGCCGCTGAGTTCATCGGCGGGTCATCAGGGATAGGCTACAGGCTTTGGACATCATGGGAGGCTTTTGATATAAAACGCATGTTCGTCTCGCTAATAGTGATATCCCTTATGGGATGGGCCTTCAACGCGATCATAGACATGATCGGAGAGCGCGCCATGCCCTGGAAGGCCCGGACTTAG